TTTTGCCGTTTCGCCGACCAGCCCATCCACCCGATGTCAGTCGCCACATCCTTCCCCCAGCCCGGGCCGAAAGTCAGTGGCTTCGGTGGTGGGCACTTGTCGCTTCAATCGGTTTTATCTCGTTTGCCGCCGGAAGCCTGATGTTATGGCAACAACTTGGAGGGCAGCAGTCGCAGGTTCGTGAGAGCCAGCAACAACTGGCCCAGGTTCAGCGCGAGTTGCTGCAAGAACGAGAAAAAGCAGCCTGGCTGGCCTCTCCGCAGGCAGTAAATGCCCGGTTGCTCGGTACCAAAGAGTCGCCAGCCGCCCAGGCGAAACTCAGTTATGACCCACAAACTGGACGAACTGTTTTGATTGTTTATAACCTGCCACCCCCCCCCCCCGGTAAAGCCTATCAACTCTGGTTTATTGCCGATGGGGTGCCTGTTTCGGGTGGTGTTTTTAAAATTGACCAACGTGGAAAAGCTGAAATGGAAGGCCAGGTGCCAAATCCGGGGCGATCTGCATCACTCTTTGCCGTGACCTTGGAACCAGAACAGGGGGTTCC
This sequence is a window from Acidobacteriota bacterium. Protein-coding genes within it:
- a CDS encoding anti-sigma factor, with the translated sequence MKHEEIKELLELYTLGSLDSIDSKQVEAHLLECLDCRQEVAVWREMMAELGFAAEPASPRAELRSQLLTAIQSEAQILPFRRPAHPPDVSRHILPPARAESQWLRWWALVASIGFISFAAGSLMLWQQLGGQQSQVRESQQQLAQVQRELLQEREKAAWLASPQAVNARLLGTKESPAAQAKLSYDPQTGRTVLIVYNLPPPPPGKAYQLWFIADGVPVSGGVFKIDQRGKAEMEGQVPNPGRSASLFAVTLEPEQGVPSPTGEKYLLSTAL